The window AGCGCGGCTGGCGCGCAGGCTCGCTTGCCGGAGCCGCAGTCGGCGCGGTCAAACCGTGCGGGCCAGCGCGGCGGGCGTCTGCTGCGGCGCGCGCGCAGTCGAGGCGCGTTCGACCAGCGCGGCGGCGACCTCGATCACAGTGTCCTGATCGGCGTTTTCGTCGCGCGCGATGAGGTGTTCGACCGCGCGGCTCACCGTCTCGGCAATCGGCTGGTCGATTGCGGTCAGCGGGGGCTGCGTGAAGCGCACGATCGGGGTGTTGTCGAAGGAGATCAGTGACAGGTCGCGCGGCACATCGAGCCCGCGCGCACGCGCGACTTCGAGCGCGGCGAGCGCCATCTGGTCGGACGAAGCGATGATAGCGGTGCAATCGGGATTGCGATCGAGCAGCGCGTGGCCTGCGCGAACCCCGCTGTCATAGCCGAAATCGCCGGTTTCGAGCAGGCCATCCGCGCTGAGCCCCGCATCAGCGAGCGCGCGCCGCCAGCCCGCGATACGCCAGCCCGACAGGCTGTATTGCGAAGGCCCGGCGATCATCGCGATCTTGCGGTGGCCAAGCCCGGCGAGCCGGGTGGTGGCAAGATGGGCCGCGCCTTCGTCGCCCATCGTCAGC is drawn from Erythrobacter neustonensis and contains these coding sequences:
- a CDS encoding LacI family DNA-binding transcriptional regulator codes for the protein MARVRKTVTIRDVAEEAGVSLQTVSRVVNDGPNVRPQVRDKVRAAIAKLGYVPSLAAQRMSGSRSYIILAINDRERTLADWRDRRGTDWVDQMLLGGFLTCSQHGYRMMVELVDTHSDHVERELGAALSALQPDGVILTPPHSENALITALLAERGIPFARIGSDAPGPGIALTMGDEGAAHLATTRLAGLGHRKIAMIAGPSQYSLSGWRIAGWRRALADAGLSADGLLETGDFGYDSGVRAGHALLDRNPDCTAIIASSDQMALAALEVARARGLDVPRDLSLISFDNTPIVRFTQPPLTAIDQPIAETVSRAVEHLIARDENADQDTVIEVAAALVERASTARAPQQTPAALARTV